A segment of the Rhodospirillales bacterium genome:
ACGAGGGCAAGTACATGATCGCCCAGGCCAATGCGGAGTTGGACGAGTCCGCGCGGTTCGTCGAGGATCTGATCAGCTGCCGCAAGGCCGGGGACTTCTCTCTCATCCGCCCCGAGGAGATCGACTACATCGACGTGTCGCCGAAGCAACTCGTCTCCGTCGCCACCGCTCTCATTCCGTTTCTGGAGAACGACGACGCCAATCGTGCGCTCATGGGTTCCAACATGCAACGCCAGGCGGTGCCGCTGCTGCGCGCCGAAGCGCCGCTGGTCGGCACCGGCATGGAGGGGACGGTGGCGCGCGACTCCGGGGCGACCATCATCGCCCGCCGCTCCGGCGTGGTCGACCAGGTGGACGCGAACCGCATCGTGGTGCGAGCGACGGCGGAGACCTCTCACTCGGCGCCCGGCGTCGACATCTACACGCTCCTCAAGTTCCAGCGATCCAACCAGAACACGACGATCCATCAGCGGCCGCTGGTCAAGGTCGGCGACATCGTCACCGCCGGCGACACCATCGCCGACGGGCCGTCCACCGATCTTGGGGAGCTGGCGCTCGGGCGCAACGTGCTGGTCGCGTTCATGCCGTGGCAGGGCTACAACTTCGAGGACTCGATCCTGATCTCCGAGCGCCTGGTGCGGGACGACGTGTTCACCTCGATCCACATCGAGGAATTCGAGGTGATGGCGCGCGACACCAAGCTCGGCCAGGAGGAAATCACCCGCGACATCCCCAACGTCGGCGAAGAGGCGCTGAAGAACCTCGACGAAGCCGGCATCGTCTACATCGGCGCCGAGGTCAAGCCGGGCGATATCCTGGTCGGCAAGGTGACGCCGAAGGGTGAGTCGCCGATGACGCCGGAGGAGAAGCTGCTGCGCGCCATCTTCGGCGAGAAGGCGGCGGATGTGCGCGATACGTCGCTCAAGGTGCCGCCGGGTGTCACCGGGACGGTGCTGGAGGTGCGGGTGTTCTCGCGTCGCGGCGTCGACAAGGACGTGCGCGCGCTCGCCATCGAGCAGGCCGAGATCGAGCGCCTGGCGAAGGACCGTGACGACGAACGGGCCATTCTGGAGCGGAGCTTCCAGGCGCGCCTCAACGTGCTGCTGATCGGCCAGACCGTGGTGGGCGGGCCGAAGCACATGCCGCGGGACGTGGTCATCGATGAGGCGTTGCTGTCGCGGTACACCACCGGGCAGCGGGCGCAGATCGCCGTTTCCGACGACGCGGTGATGACCGACGTGGAAGCGTTGAAGTCCCAGTTCGAGGAGAGCATCGCCCGTCTCGAGGAGCGCTTCGAGAACAAGGTCGAGAAGCTCCAGCGCGGCGACGACCTGCCGCCGGGCGTCATGAAGATGGTCAAGGTGTTCGTCGCGGTGAAGCGCAAGCTGCAGCCCGGCGACAAGATGGCCGGACGCCACGGCAACAAGGGGGTGATCTCGCGCATCGTCCCGGTGGAGGACCTGCCGTATCTCGACGACGGAACGCCGGTGGAGATCGTCCTCAACCCGCTCGGCGTGCCGTCGCGCATGAACGTCGGCCAGATCCTGGAAACCCATCTCGGCTGGGCGTGTGCGGCATTCGGGCGGCAGGTGGCGGAGCTTTATGAAGGCGTGCAGCGCCAGGGCGAAGTTCGGTCCATCCGCGAGTACCTTGCGGAGTTGTACGGCGGCGAAGCGTACGAGCGGGAGTTCGGGCATTTCGACGATGAGCAGATTCTGGAAATGGCGTACCACCTGCAAAGCGGCGTCCCGGTAGCGTCGCCGGTGTTCGACGGTGCGCGGGAAGGGGATATCGTGGAGATGCTGGCCAAGGCCGGACTGGAGTCCTCGGGGCAGGTCACGCTGCACGATGGCCGATCCGGAGAGGCGTTCCATCAGACGGTGACCGTCGGCTATATCTACATGCTCAAGCTGCATCACCTGGTCGACGACAAGATCCACGCCCGGTCGATCGGGCCCTACAGCCTGGTGACCCAGCAGCCGCTCGGCGGCAAGGCCCAGTTCGGCGGCCAGCGGTTCGGCGAGATGGAGGTTTGGGCTCTGGAGGCCTACGGGGCCGCGTACACCTTGCAGGAAATGCTCACCGTCAAGTCGGACGATGTGTCCGGCAGAACCAAGGTTTACGAGTCGATCGTCCGCGGCGACGACACCTTCGAGGCCGGTGTGCCGGAATCCTTCAACGTCCTCGTCAAAGAACTGCAGTCGCTCGGCCTCAACGTGGAAATGCAATAGCAAGTTCGACGCGAAGTTGCTGGATCGCCGCGCAGTGTCTTCGGCACTGTTCGCAATGACGACGGAGAGTGCCGCCATTGCGATGTTGCGAAGCCGACGCGGCGATGCGGACGGGACCGCGAGAATAACACGAAGCAAATGCGAACGTACCGGCTGACGGTGGCGGAATGGAGGTGACGGCATGAACGATTTGATGAAAATCTTCGGGCAGATCGGCGGCACGCAGCGCTTCGACGAAATCAGGATCGCGATCGCCAGCCCCGAGCGCATCCGCTCGTGGTCGTTCGGCGAGATCAAGAAGCCCGAGACCATCAACTACCGGACGTTCAAGCCGGAGCGGGACGGCCTGTTCTGCGCCCGCATCTTCGGCCCTATCAAGGACTACGAGTGCCTGTGCGGCAAGTACAAGCGGATGAAGTACAAGGGCATCATCTGCGAGAAGTGCGGCGTCGAAGTCACCCTGCAGAAGGTGCGCCGGGAGCGCATGGGTCACATCGAGCTGGCGTCGCCGGTGGCGCACATCTGGTTCATGAAGTCGCTGCCGAGCCGCATCGGCCTCCTCCTCGACATGACGCTGAAGGACTTGGAGCGGGTTCTCTATTTCGAGAACTACGTGGTGGTCGAATCCGGGTTGACGCCGCTGCAGCCCGGTGAACTGCTGGGCGAGGAGCAGTATCAGCGGGCGGTCGACGAATATGGCCAGGACTCCTTCAGCGTCGGCATCGGCGCCGAGGCCGTTCGCGACATGCTGAAGGCGATCGACCTCGACACGGAGCAGGCGACGCTGCGCGCCGACCTCAAGGAAACCAACTCCGAGACAAAGCGCAAGAAGCTCGTCAAGCGCCTCAAGCTGATCGAGGCTTTTGTCGAGTCGAAAACCCGGCCCGAGTGGATGATCCTCGAAGTGGTGCCGGTCATCCCGCCGGAGCTGCGTCCGCTGGTGCCGCTCGACGGCGGCCGCTTCGCCACCTCCGACCTCAATGATCTCTACCGCCGCGTCATCAACCGCAACAACCGCCTGAAACGGCTGATCGAGCTGAGGGCGCCGGAGATCATCATCCGCAACGAGAAGCGGATGCTGCAGGAATCGGTCGACGCTCTGTTCGACAACAGCCGCCGCGGCCGGCCGATCACCGGCGCCAACAAGCGCCCGCTGAAATCGCTCAGCGACATGCTCAAGGGCAAGCAGGGTCGCTTCCGCCAGAACCTGCTCGGCAAGCGCGTGGACTACTCCGGACGCTCGGTCATCGTGGTCGGGCCGGAACTCAAGCTGCACGAGTGCGGCCTGCCGAAGAAGATGGCGCTGGAGCTGTTCAAGCCGTTCATCTACTCCAAGCTCGAACTCTACGGGATGGCGACCACCATCAAGGCTGCCAAGCGCATGCTGGAGAAGGAGCGTCCCGAGGTGTGGGACATCCTTGAAGAAGTCATTCGCGAGCACCCGGTTCTGTTGAACCGGGCGCCGACCCTGCATCGCCTCGGCATCCAGGCGTTCGAGCCGGTGCTGATCGAGGGCAAGGCGATCCAGCTTCACCCGCTGGTCTGCGCGGCGTTCAACGCCGACTTCGACGGCGACCAGATGGCGGTGCACGTGCCGCTGTCGCTGGAGGCGCAGCTGGAAGCCCGCGTGCTGATGATGTCGACCAACAACATTCTGAGCCCGGCCAACGGCAAGCCGATCATCGTCCCGTCGCAGGATATCGTCCTCGGCCTCTATTACCTGACCCTGGAGCGGCACGGGGAGGCGGGCGAGGGCATGGCGTTCGCCGATGTCGGCGAGATCGAGCATGCGATAGCGGCCGGGTCCGTGACGCTGCACTCCCGAATCAAGTGCCGCTACCGCACCGTCGATGCGGACGGCAAACCCGTGGCCCAGGTGGTCGAGGCGACGCCGGGCCGGATGCTGCTTTCGGAGATCCTGCCGCGCCACCCCAACGTGCCGTTCGGTCTGATCAACCGATTGCTGACCAAGAAGGAAATCTCCGCGGTCATCGATTCCGTCTATCGCAACTGCGGCCAGAAGGAGACGGTGGTGTTCGCCGACCGGATCATGGGCATGGGCTTCTCCTATGCGTCCAAGGCCGGGATCTCGTTCGGCAAGGACGATCTGGTGGTGCCGGAGGCAAAGGCGGGCCTGGTCGAGGCGACCGAGGTGCGGGTCAAGGAATACGAGCAGCAATACCTGGACGGCCTCATCACCCAAGGCGAGAAGTACAACAAGGTGGTCGACGCCTGGTCGCAGTGCACCGACGAGGTCGCCGACAAGATGATGGAGCGCATTTCGGCGAGCGAAGCGGGCCGCCCGGTCAACGCCGTCTACATGATGGCGCACTCCGGCGCCCGCGGCTCTGCGGCGCAGATCAAGCAGCTCGCCGGCATGCGCGGGCTGATGGCCAAGCCGTCGGGCGAGATCATCCAGACTCCGATCATCTCCAACTTCAAGGAAGGCCTGACGGTGCTGGAATACTTCAATTCCACGCACGGGGCGCGCAAGGGGCTGGCGGACACCGCCCTGAAGACGGCGAATTCCGGCTATCTGACGCGCCGCCTCGTCGACGTAGCGCAGGACTGCATCATCCTGGAGCACGACTGCGGCACCGATCGCGGCATTACGGTCCGTCCGGTGCGTGAAGGCGGCGAAGTGGTGGTGTCGTTGAGCGAACGGGTACTCGGCCGCACCGTCGCCGAAGACGTCATCCACCCAGTGACCAACGAGGTGATTGCCAAGTGCGGTGATCTCATCGGCGAAGAAGCGGTTCTGGCGATCGAGGAAGCCGATGTCGAAACCATTCTGATCCGCTCGGTGCTGACCTGCGAGACGAAGATCGGCGTCTGCGGCCGCTGCTACGGGCGCGATCTGGCGCGCGGCACCCGCGTCAACGTCGGCGAGGCGGTCGGCGTCATCGCCGCCCAGTCCATCGGCGAGCCGGGCACCCAGCTCACCATGCGCACCTTCCACATCGGCGGCGCGGTACAGCGGGGGGCCGAGCAATCCAAGATCGAGGCGGTGACCGACGGCGTCGTGTCGCTCCGCAACTGCTTCACCGTACACAACAGCAGCGGCGTCCCGGTCATTATGAACCGCAACGCGGAGGCGGTCGTCGTGGACGCGCAAGGTCGAGAGCGGGCGCGCCACCGGCTGTCCTATGGAACCAAGCTGTTCGTTGATGACAAACAGGAGTTGAAGCGCGGCCAGAAGATGGCGGAGTGGGATCCGTACACGCTGCCGATCATCACCGAGAAGAAGGGGTACGCCCATTACGTCGATCTGGTCGAGGGCGTGTCGATGATCGAGCAAACCGACGAGACCACCGGCATGACCTCGAAGGTC
Coding sequences within it:
- the rpoC gene encoding DNA-directed RNA polymerase subunit beta'; translation: MNDLMKIFGQIGGTQRFDEIRIAIASPERIRSWSFGEIKKPETINYRTFKPERDGLFCARIFGPIKDYECLCGKYKRMKYKGIICEKCGVEVTLQKVRRERMGHIELASPVAHIWFMKSLPSRIGLLLDMTLKDLERVLYFENYVVVESGLTPLQPGELLGEEQYQRAVDEYGQDSFSVGIGAEAVRDMLKAIDLDTEQATLRADLKETNSETKRKKLVKRLKLIEAFVESKTRPEWMILEVVPVIPPELRPLVPLDGGRFATSDLNDLYRRVINRNNRLKRLIELRAPEIIIRNEKRMLQESVDALFDNSRRGRPITGANKRPLKSLSDMLKGKQGRFRQNLLGKRVDYSGRSVIVVGPELKLHECGLPKKMALELFKPFIYSKLELYGMATTIKAAKRMLEKERPEVWDILEEVIREHPVLLNRAPTLHRLGIQAFEPVLIEGKAIQLHPLVCAAFNADFDGDQMAVHVPLSLEAQLEARVLMMSTNNILSPANGKPIIVPSQDIVLGLYYLTLERHGEAGEGMAFADVGEIEHAIAAGSVTLHSRIKCRYRTVDADGKPVAQVVEATPGRMLLSEILPRHPNVPFGLINRLLTKKEISAVIDSVYRNCGQKETVVFADRIMGMGFSYASKAGISFGKDDLVVPEAKAGLVEATEVRVKEYEQQYLDGLITQGEKYNKVVDAWSQCTDEVADKMMERISASEAGRPVNAVYMMAHSGARGSAAQIKQLAGMRGLMAKPSGEIIQTPIISNFKEGLTVLEYFNSTHGARKGLADTALKTANSGYLTRRLVDVAQDCIILEHDCGTDRGITVRPVREGGEVVVSLSERVLGRTVAEDVIHPVTNEVIAKCGDLIGEEAVLAIEEADVETILIRSVLTCETKIGVCGRCYGRDLARGTRVNVGEAVGVIAAQSIGEPGTQLTMRTFHIGGAVQRGAEQSKIEAVTDGVVSLRNCFTVHNSSGVPVIMNRNAEAVVVDAQGRERARHRLSYGTKLFVDDKQELKRGQKMAEWDPYTLPIITEKKGYAHYVDLVEGVSMIEQTDETTGMTSKVVREWKGQPGKATDLKPRITLRDEDDEIITLDNGMEARYFLPVDAILSVANGQEVHAGDVLARIPRESAKTRDITGGLPRVAELFEARRPKDYAIISEIAGRVEFGKDYKAKRRIVVVPEAEGEEPREYLIPKGKHISVQEGDFVEVGDALMDGNPAPHDILRVLGVEALAAYLINEIQEVYRLQGVKINDKHIEVIVRQMLQKVEITDPGDTTFLVGEQVGRLEFDELNVRAEQRGERMAQALPVLQGITKASLQTHSFISAASFQETTRVLTEAAVAGKVDPLFGLKENVIVGRLVPAGTGSVMNRLRRVAAERDRQLTSGTSKPQPATPAVAARPDVGVE
- the rpoB gene encoding DNA-directed RNA polymerase subunit beta; translation: MANRFVGRKRVRKNFGRIMAAVPMPNLIEVQKTSYEQFLQREVAPDDRPDSGLQEVFKSVFPIQDFSERGTLEFVKYEFEEPKYDVEECQQRGMTYAAPLKVILRLVVWDIDEETGARSVRDIKEQDVYMGDMPLMTDNGTFVVNGTERVIVSQMHRSPGVFFDHDKGKTHASGKFLFAARVIPYRGSWLDFEFDAKDLVYVRIDRRRKLPVTTFLLALDSAESHALRAERAAQGLRLDPADVTGMSPEEVLDFFYDKVVFARTERGWKTAFRPDRMRGVKLTHDLIDVRSGEQVAEMGTKVTPKLIRNLEQLGLTEILVPDEDLLGRYVSEDLVNEETGEIFVEAGGEITEAVMTALSSAGVEEVRTLAIDHINVGPYIRNTLAVDRNTARDEALFDIYRVMRPGEPPTLETADNLFRSLFFDPERYDLSAVGRVKMNARLGLETDDSVRVLRKEDLLAVVKFLVELKDGRGEIDDIDHLGNRRVRSVGELMENQYRVGLLRMERAVRERMSSVDIDTVMPQDLINAKPASAAVREFFGSSQLSQFMDQTNPLSEVTHKRRLSALGPGGLTRERAGFEVRDVHPTHYGRICPIETPEGPNIGLINSLATFARVNKYGFIETPYRRVEAGRVTDEVVYMSAMDEGKYMIAQANAELDESARFVEDLISCRKAGDFSLIRPEEIDYIDVSPKQLVSVATALIPFLENDDANRALMGSNMQRQAVPLLRAEAPLVGTGMEGTVARDSGATIIARRSGVVDQVDANRIVVRATAETSHSAPGVDIYTLLKFQRSNQNTTIHQRPLVKVGDIVTAGDTIADGPSTDLGELALGRNVLVAFMPWQGYNFEDSILISERLVRDDVFTSIHIEEFEVMARDTKLGQEEITRDIPNVGEEALKNLDEAGIVYIGAEVKPGDILVGKVTPKGESPMTPEEKLLRAIFGEKAADVRDTSLKVPPGVTGTVLEVRVFSRRGVDKDVRALAIEQAEIERLAKDRDDERAILERSFQARLNVLLIGQTVVGGPKHMPRDVVIDEALLSRYTTGQRAQIAVSDDAVMTDVEALKSQFEESIARLEERFENKVEKLQRGDDLPPGVMKMVKVFVAVKRKLQPGDKMAGRHGNKGVISRIVPVEDLPYLDDGTPVEIVLNPLGVPSRMNVGQILETHLGWACAAFGRQVAELYEGVQRQGEVRSIREYLAELYGGEAYEREFGHFDDEQILEMAYHLQSGVPVASPVFDGAREGDIVEMLAKAGLESSGQVTLHDGRSGEAFHQTVTVGYIYMLKLHHLVDDKIHARSIGPYSLVTQQPLGGKAQFGGQRFGEMEVWALEAYGAAYTLQEMLTVKSDDVSGRTKVYESIVRGDDTFEAGVPESFNVLVKELQSLGLNVEMQ